The Geotalea uraniireducens Rf4 genome window below encodes:
- a CDS encoding tetratricopeptide repeat protein has product MEEDYAALDGPYPSYDAVGRGIYQLLRANPDSVLSARYAMLLKEAYPHYLSELASHIIMLEHKDVEITYLDRRINYLKIFALIEPENPQFPLEIGITLLDKGLRLSALHLSTVTLYRAEDFLRKALQLSPEHVIVRNKLGEVCYLLGKYQDASVCWRGILCALESKEAQKLEVRLQQIAGGELPRIPVVDYLEAVAAAFFVYERGEYEEAAAILQDIIDDTFFCEQFPLPEIFYYLGQCCVKMDMPRYAEEYLHEALKLNPDYQEVRCALDQLS; this is encoded by the coding sequence TTGGAAGAAGACTACGCGGCCCTTGACGGTCCTTATCCCTCATACGATGCCGTTGGCCGCGGCATTTATCAACTGTTGCGTGCAAATCCCGACTCTGTTTTGAGCGCGCGCTATGCGATGCTGCTGAAAGAGGCCTATCCCCACTATCTTTCAGAACTTGCCAGCCATATCATTATGCTTGAGCATAAAGATGTGGAAATTACTTACCTGGATAGAAGAATTAATTATTTGAAAATATTTGCTTTGATCGAGCCGGAAAACCCGCAGTTTCCCTTAGAGATCGGCATAACTCTCCTTGATAAAGGGTTGCGGCTTTCCGCTTTGCATTTATCTACGGTTACGCTTTACCGCGCGGAGGATTTCCTCCGTAAGGCGTTGCAGTTATCTCCTGAACATGTAATTGTCAGGAACAAGCTCGGAGAGGTTTGTTATCTGCTGGGCAAGTACCAGGACGCTTCTGTTTGTTGGCGTGGTATACTTTGTGCTCTGGAATCAAAGGAAGCGCAAAAACTAGAGGTTCGTTTGCAGCAGATTGCAGGTGGGGAACTGCCGCGGATACCAGTGGTTGATTATCTGGAAGCGGTTGCGGCGGCATTTTTCGTGTATGAACGGGGTGAATACGAAGAGGCGGCAGCCATACTACAGGACATTATTGACGATACGTTTTTTTGCGAACAATTTCCGCTGCCTGAGATATTTTATTATCTTGGACAATGTTGTGTGAAGATGGATATGCCGCGATATGCCGAGGAATATCTGCATGAAGCGCTCAAGCTCAATCCTGATTATCAGGAGGTCCGCTGTGCACTTGATCAACTTTCCTGA
- a CDS encoding acetoin utilization protein AcuC, with the protein MSGKSALIYSPDFSRYSYGAEHPFKVQRYRLAYELIQAYGLTRIPGVRLCQSRPIAEEQLLTFHSPDYLAQLKEFSTAEEPRADFRYGLGDTENPVFKGVYDWACLGTAGTVEAARLVAEEGYDFAFNLAGGWHHAHRNKASGFSYLNDAVIAINVLLAKGKRVVYLDLDAHHGDGVQDAFYDSDQVLTISLHESGVYFFPGTGFENETGAGKGVGYSVNIPLLEHTDDALYMKAFDEVAFPLIAAFDPDVLVTQVGADTFRTDPLTRLEITTHAYSYIIRKLKALQIPWIAVGGGGYDIMNVARAWTIVWAIMNGIDLPPALPSSFIKIIRPLGFPHKMLLDAMHWADEDDRNRALDAVEKSVAAIKKTIFPVIIGEYGQTSGK; encoded by the coding sequence TTGTCAGGTAAATCAGCCCTGATCTATTCGCCGGATTTCAGCCGTTACAGTTACGGTGCCGAACATCCGTTCAAAGTGCAGCGTTACAGACTGGCCTATGAGCTCATTCAAGCTTACGGGCTGACCCGGATTCCAGGTGTGCGGTTATGTCAAAGCCGTCCCATTGCTGAAGAACAGCTTCTCACCTTTCATTCCCCTGATTATTTGGCGCAGCTCAAGGAATTCAGTACTGCTGAAGAACCGAGAGCGGACTTTCGTTATGGCCTGGGTGATACGGAGAATCCTGTTTTTAAAGGTGTTTATGACTGGGCCTGTCTGGGAACAGCCGGAACGGTAGAAGCCGCACGGTTGGTTGCCGAAGAAGGGTATGACTTTGCTTTTAACCTGGCTGGAGGTTGGCACCATGCCCACAGGAATAAGGCGTCGGGCTTTTCCTATCTGAACGATGCCGTTATTGCCATAAATGTACTGCTCGCTAAAGGGAAAAGGGTTGTTTATCTTGATCTTGATGCCCATCACGGTGATGGTGTTCAAGATGCTTTTTACGACAGCGATCAAGTTCTGACCATTTCTCTTCACGAAAGCGGAGTATATTTTTTCCCGGGGACCGGATTTGAAAATGAAACAGGCGCCGGCAAGGGGGTGGGGTATTCTGTCAACATCCCGCTTTTGGAACACACCGATGACGCCCTATATATGAAGGCTTTTGATGAGGTCGCTTTTCCCTTGATTGCTGCGTTCGACCCGGATGTTCTGGTTACGCAGGTCGGTGCGGATACCTTTCGCACCGATCCTCTCACCAGGCTTGAAATTACTACCCATGCCTATTCATATATAATCAGGAAATTGAAGGCGTTGCAAATCCCTTGGATAGCGGTTGGTGGCGGTGGTTACGACATTATGAACGTTGCACGGGCGTGGACTATTGTCTGGGCTATAATGAACGGCATTGATTTGCCCCCAGCTTTACCGTCATCGTTTATAAAGATTATCAGGCCGTTGGGTTTCCCGCACAAGATGCTGCTAGATGCCATGCACTGGGCTGATGAAGACGACCGAAACAGGGCTCTGGATGCGGTCGAGAAGAGTGTAGCTGCAATTAAAAAAACGATTTTCCCTGTTATTATTGGTGAATATGGCCAGACTTCCGGGAAATGA